The following proteins come from a genomic window of Paramisgurnus dabryanus chromosome 19, PD_genome_1.1, whole genome shotgun sequence:
- the irx4b gene encoding iroquois-class homeodomain protein IRX-4b yields MSFTQFGYSYPAAQQLLMSSNALGACYESSSGSLLDTGVATSPPNSLYCPVYESRLVASARHDLMPTAVYGNTCSKKHSYDTCSTYGPDSASFYPLSKASEKDGAATGVSRSYYSYDQSIGHYQYDRYGYGSVDIGTRRKNATRETTSTLKTWLQEHQKNPYPTKGEKIMLAIITKMTLTQVSTWFANARRRLKKENKMTWSPRNKTTEEKDCDDQEDIDESQGIKTEQEFNDNSGNEEGDQLHSDLEDFDLVESDCSECETKRSSAGSNESLDESITELPRGVHKFLEARLKPTASVNQTTEFYLQGQRTTETKPKIWSLAQTATSLNQAGYSSCMHKSQETSCSANCDTDITNRKQESPVDTLRNWVDGVFHDHVFQHTNLNRTFSSSTELWTEVISPQNNYQEHSGHFSSQINS; encoded by the exons ATGTCATTCACACAGTTTGGCTATTCATACCCTGCTGCACAACAG CTCCTGATGTCATCTAATGCACTTGGCGCTTGCTATGAAtccagcagtggttctctattGGACACTGGGGTGGCGACTTCACCTCCAAACTCGCTTTATTGCCCGGTATATGAAAGTAGGCTTGTGGCCTCTGCGCGTCACGATCTGATGCCCACCGCTGTCTATGGCAACACCTGTTCAAAGAAGCACAGTTATGATACTTGCAGCACGTATGGTCCAGATTCAGCTTCATTTTATCCTCTG AGCAAAGCGAGTGAGAAAGATGGAGCAGCGACAGGAGTTTCTCGAAGCTACTACTCGTATGACCAATCTATTGGACATTACCAATATGACAGATACGG ATATGGATCCGTGGACATTGGCACAAGAAGGAAAAACGCAACAAGAGAAACAACCAGCACATTAAAGACGTGGCTGCAGGAACATCAAAAGAACCCGTATCCCACCAAGGGTGAAAAGATCATGCTGGCCATCATCACTAAAATGACCCTTACGCAGGTGTCCACCTGGTTCGCCAACGCGCGCCGCAGACTCAAGAAGGAGAATAAGATGACGTGGTCACCGCGCAACAAGACAACAGAAGAGAAAGACTGCGATGACCAAGAAGATATTGACGAGTCACAGGGAATAAAGACCGAGCAGGAGTTTAACG ACAACAGTGGAAACGAGGAAGGAGACCAACTTCACAGTGATCTTGAGGATTTCGATCTTGTGGAATCTGATTGTTCAGAGTGTGAAACCAAACGATCGTCTGCAGGTTCAAATGAATCTCTGGACGAATCCATAACCGAACTTCCAAGGGGTGTCCATAAATTTCTTGAAGCTCGCCTGAAACCAACTGCTTCCGTCAACCAAACGACAGAGTTCTACCTTCAAGGCCAAAGGACAACTGAGACCAAGCCAAAAATCTGGTCGCTTGCACAGACTGCTACGTCGTTGAACCAAGCCGGTTACTCATCATGCATGCACAAAAGTCAAGAGACGTCTTGCTCTGCAAATTGTGATACGGACATTACAAATAGGAAACAAGAATCCCCAGTGGACACTTTGAGAAACTGGGTTGACGGTGTCTTTCACGACCACGTATTTCAACACACCAATTTAAACCGAACTTTCAGCAGCTCTACAGAGTTATGGACCGAAGTTATCTCACCTCAGAATAACTACCAGGAACACTCAGGACATTTTTCCTCTCAGATTAATTCATAA